A window of Microbacterium sp. BK668 genomic DNA:
CCGACAGCGGAGTGCAGATCCTGCGCACGAACCGAGACCACGAGCGTCGGCGCCGCGCCGCCGACCGTCGGCAGTTCCCCACTGGCCGCTGCGACCCCGAGCGCGGTGGCGAGCGCGTCGTGCTGCTTCTGAGCGCGGGTGCGATCGTCGGGCGGGAGTTGCGCTTCGTCGCCCGATAGCGCGCCGTCGGGATCGATGAAGCGAACACCCGAAACCTTCGGTGACAGCAGCGAGTCGAAGATGCGCCGGAGTTGCGCGGCGACATCGGGGAGCAGCATCCCGCGGACCGGGACGCCGCGATCTGTCGCGGTGCCGAGCACGAGCGCGCGGTGACGCGCCGCCCGTCGGTCACGGGGCTCGGCGCCGTCCTGGTCGAGGAACACCGCCCACGTCTGCGCGTGGACCCGAAGGAGATCCGCTGACGCGGGCGGCGCCCAGTCCGGCGCCTCGCCGCGCGCTTGAGCCGCGAGCACAGCGTCGGCGGCGAGGACGTCTTCTCGGCGCGCCCGCTCTTCCATCGCGAGCAGCGGCGCACTTGCGGCGAGTACACCGTCGACGCCGACGACGCCGTCGAGCAGCGCCCCCCGGAGGGCGGGCAATGCCGGCTCGAGCACCTCCCCCGTGGTGACGGACTCTTCGCCGACGACGCCTCGAGCCGCTCTGCGGAACCGCGTGGCCGACGCGCGGGACAGCCGCGTCACTCGCTCGACCAGTTCGACGACGTCGTGACAGCCGAGGCGTGAGCTGAGCCGCTCGTCTCGGACGGCGCTCTGCGAGCGCGCATCCACCTCGCCGACCCCCTCCATCACGACGGCGTCGAGTCGGCGCTGAATGTATGCCGCCACGCGCAGCACCTCGAGCAGTTCGCCGTCGGTCAGCCCGCGGATC
This region includes:
- a CDS encoding HNH endonuclease signature motif containing protein, producing MTRIVNALEALASRVDESLAPGLRDGEIRGLTDGELLEVLRVAAYIQRRLDAVVMEGVGEVDARSQSAVRDERLSSRLGCHDVVELVERVTRLSRASATRFRRAARGVVGEESVTTGEVLEPALPALRGALLDGVVGVDGVLAASAPLLAMEERARREDVLAADAVLAAQARGEAPDWAPPASADLLRVHAQTWAVFLDQDGAEPRDRRAARHRALVLGTATDRGVPVRGMLLPDVAAQLRRIFDSLLSPKVSGVRFIDPDGALSGDEAQLPPDDRTRAQKQHDALATALGVAAASGELPTVGGAAPTLVVSVRAQDLHSAVGEGHAAGSDVPIAPAAVRRVGCAGVIQRVALGDGGRIHRLGTEERVFNRHQRRAIALRDGACVIPGCGVPAGWCEIHHVTDHALGGPTHTDNGVLLCWYHHRHLDTSGWSIRMTDGVPEVRAPQWFDPSGRWRRVTSSKVRLLDVVRRQ